The following nucleotide sequence is from Acetivibrio cellulolyticus CD2.
TATATCATTTGTTTTAGCTGAAAAACCGGACACTGACTCGGATATTTTTCTTCCCATCTTGTCATATGAGTAAACAACCTTATTATTACCTCCATTAGGATTCTGTTTCTCAACTACATTTCCAAACCAATCATAAATATATACTTCATCTACCACTCCTGCATTCTGACCTGACCTAGCTGTCACAAGATTTCCGTCGGCATCTCTTACATCCTCATACCACTGCCTTGTAAGGTAAGCTCCATCAAATTGACCGTTTCTTGCAACAACATTGTCTGAGTAGTCGTATTTTATAGTTACATAGTCTGTCCAATTATCAAGATATCTTCTTTCTTCCGTTGCATTTCCATATGAGTCAAAGGAATAATAGTTTGTCTGCTCTTTAAGAGTCCCATTCTCATATAATTTATACCACTCTACTTTCATGTCATTGGCAGATGGAATAAATTGTTCAAGTATTGTTGTATCACTGTCTTTTTTATAAGATTTAGAGTTTACATATTTATAAGTACTGTTGTAAGTGTAAGAATACTTATGCTCATCATCTACAGGATCATCATTAGTATCTCTATCTGATTGAACATCCCAATATCCTGTTAAGTTGCGGTAATCATCATAAGTAAAATTCTCAACTGACTTAATAAAATCGATTGTTCCATGATTGTATACCTTGTTAATAGTCTTTGTAACTAAATTCCTTACAGAATCATATTCATAAAAAGTCTCTTTTTTATGTGTCGGACCTTGACTGATTATACCCGTACAAAGTAGTTTTTTGTTAAATGTATAGGCATCATTATTAAAATAATTATCTATTTCAGTCTGAACTATATAATTTGACGGTATTTCTTCCACATAGTCATAGTATGGGAATCCATCAAACTGACCTATATTGTTTTGTGAATCTTCATTATATGTAAATTGATAGTTTCTTGTTGTTTTATAACTGTCAATATCATTAAAATTCACACTAGAGATCCTGTATAACTCCATTGAACCATTGGCTCCGCAGTTTTTTGTAAAGCTCTCATACACAAAATTTTCACAAGGTTTTGCACCAGATACATCGGAATTATACATAATGCTGTCAACACAGGCATAATAATTGGTATTTCCTTGAATGGGTGATTTATCAAAGAAGTCAAGCTTTGCATCTCTTATAGTATAATCATAAAATTCTGTCACATTCTCTCCAGGTTTTACATCTATATACTGTACACTCGATAAGAAATACTTGCCTGTATGTCCATCTATACCTGACTTGTTATATTTAATTGTCATAACATTCTGTGTATTACCCGCATCTGTAACTGTTACAGTAACATCAGAGGTATTATATGTAAAATCTATTTCTCTTTGTACACTGTCGATTACTTTTGTTATAACTGGGTAACCGTTCCTCATTGTGTGCTGAATCTTAATTTCATTTCCAAACCGATCCTTTATCCCTAACACTCTTCCATCAGTTCCAAAGTATGTTTTTGTACCATCTTTCTTAGAAAGCACAAAAGCAGATGTCATTTGTCCGTTAGAATATGAGCCCCCATCAATTTCAATAATCAGATCTTTCAGTGGATAACCTTTAAGATTGGAATTTCCTCCATCATCTCCAAAAGTAATTTCCCACGTTCCTGCGCTCCCATAATGAAGGTAATCCCTACTATATTCATTTCCTGTAACACTTGAATTAACATTTCTTCTTTCTATAAAGGGTAAATCAAAAGCCCATCCAGCTCCTATATCATAGTACTTTTCCGTTAGCGGTTTTTCATCAATGTTCTCAATATATGTATAATATTCCACTGGGTCCTGAATATTGACGTAGGCAGTTGTAAAGCTGCTGTATTCCACCGTCTGCCAGTACATATTG
It contains:
- a CDS encoding RHS repeat domain-containing protein — encoded protein: MYDLTTGSVVNTSTNSATFTDGYYDTEEEATDIAAMYNNSYYDYDDEKIVGSNMYWQTVEYSSFTTAYVNIQDPVEYYTYIENIDEKPLTEKYYDIGAGWAFDLPFIERRNVNSSVTGNEYSRDYLHYGSAGTWEITFGDDGGNSNLKGYPLKDLIIEIDGGSYSNGQMTSAFVLSKKDGTKTYFGTDGRVLGIKDRFGNEIKIQHTMRNGYPVITKVIDSVQREIDFTYNTSDVTVTVTDAGNTQNVMTIKYNKSGIDGHTGKYFLSSVQYIDVKPGENVTEFYDYTIRDAKLDFFDKSPIQGNTNYYACVDSIMYNSDVSGAKPCENFVYESFTKNCGANGSMELYRISSVNFNDIDSYKTTRNYQFTYNEDSQNNIGQFDGFPYYDYVEEIPSNYIVQTEIDNYFNNDAYTFNKKLLCTGIISQGPTHKKETFYEYDSVRNLVTKTINKVYNHGTIDFIKSVENFTYDDYRNLTGYWDVQSDRDTNDDPVDDEHKYSYTYNSTYKYVNSKSYKKDSDTTILEQFIPSANDMKVEWYKLYENGTLKEQTNYYSFDSYGNATEERRYLDNWTDYVTIKYDYSDNVVARNGQFDGAYLTRQWYEDVRDADGNLVTARSGQNAGVVDEVYIYDWFGNVVEKQNPNGGNNKVVYSYDKMGRKISESVSGFSAKTNDINDEDFNIIEQDQNGNEIITKINSNGGVVYKGEYSQLDGIGDILNYYEYDMNGVVTGEYNQDKTSVEYEYNSDYTLKSKKTYERFTWFNDNLPFGAVPSAVNENTAWDWRYTNEAVNTYHKSPDCSGMHEHSFDDSDIKMKVNQGDIIFVDVRLSSDHPVSEVMLQWKDENDSWEHRAFWGADLINLGTVDTESRWDLGVLPVAGQWVTLEIRAGDVGLENKIVSGMKFTLYDGEADWNRVGIYRSGASRVLSEESYEYDYSALSGTAVKIAKEVYNNETGGTIESSTYLNNSGFTIKNETYSDSNYDGIKDKTYTDTYEYDYLGNKTQEKTARAYDENWIDPSTNQPYVWTGKFEYDFKGRLTKSYNVKGDFETKCYDSLGRLIKFTDIKGNKSNPNYSTFFTYDCMGRLIKVETPFEEVGGTIYYSAEKDYYDRNGNLAKMFEKCNKYNETESYKRIDYEYSDRSLLEKVITYNSGTPENYTQYYYDNAGNKVRMYTGLSSPLSITGLDIVTDSGDADYAVTKYSYDNLNRLESVIDPLNKGEAYTYANLNMEQTKPKIITYQ